One genomic region from Yarrowia lipolytica chromosome 1C, complete sequence encodes:
- a CDS encoding uncharacterized protein (Compare to YALI0C21043g, similar to uniprot|O14313 Schizosaccharomyces pombe Peroxisomal membrane protein pmp20): MFLSRRMPQIARMARPSTRAFSATSMAAVQKGQEVPAVTVREGTPSCQFDLQDVTKEGTHIIVGVPGAFSPACSAGHVPGYINLFPKLKERGVKTVWVVAVNDAFVTNAWAESLDAPADDVRIISDQAGEFSLAFGTLFDASEFFGNKRSARYAAVIMDGKVVEVFEEPDKTGLDVSKAENVLKSLG; encoded by the coding sequence ATGTTTTTGTCACGACGAATGCCCCAGATTGCCCGAATGGCCCGACCCTCCACTCGAGCCTTTTCCGCCACCTCAATGGCTGCTGTTCAGAAGGGTCAGGAAGTCCCTGCAGTGACTGTCCGAGAGGGAACCCCTTCTTGCCAGTTTGATCTCCAGGAtgtcaccaaggagggaACTCACATCATCGTCGGTGTACCTGGTGCCTTCTCGCCTGCATGCTCCGCCGGCCATGTGCCTGGATACATCAACCTGTTccccaagctcaaggagcgagGAGTCAAGACCGTGTGGGTTGTGGCTGTCAACGACGCCTTTGTGACCAACGCGTGGGCCGAGTCTCTGGACGCCCCCGCCGATGATGTTCGAATCATCTCTGACCAGGCCGGTGAGTTCTCTCTCGCCTTCGGCACCCTGTTTGACGCCTCCGAGTTCTTTGGCAACAAGCGATCTGCCCGATATGCCGCTGTCATCATGGACGGCAAGGTTGTCGAGGTTTTCGAGGAGCCCGATAAGACCGGACTTGATGTTtccaaggccgagaacgTCCTCAAGTCTCTTGGTTAG
- a CDS encoding uncharacterized protein (Compare to YALI0C21021g, similar to uniprot|Q8NJZ8 Emericella nidulans Theta class glutathione S-transferase (EC 2.5.1.18)): MAITLYTFSTPNGVKISIALELLKLQYKAVNVDITKGEQKTPEFLKVSLNGRIPAITDTEGPGSTSSAPFSLFESGAILQYLADKYDPEYKISYKPGTLEHYKTNEWLFFQNAGLGPMQGQANHFVKFAPEKVPYGIKRYTDETKRLYGVLEERLKENGTGFLVGDHISIADISTVGWVQCSHFIDIDLTEFPEVNKWLDRLLAIEGVKKGFDVPVKWPFFKE, encoded by the coding sequence ATGGCCATCACTCTCTACACTTTCTCCACCCCGAACGGAGTCAAAATCTCCATTGCTCTCGAGCTGCTTAAGCTGCAGTACAAGGCCGTCAACGtcgacatcaccaagggcGAACAGAAGACTCCCGAGTTCCTCAAGGTGTCTCTGAACGGACGAATACCCGCCATCACCGACACCGAAGGTCCCGGTTCTACCTCCTCGGCCCCCTTTTCTCTGTTTGAGTCTGGAGCTATTCTGCAGTATCTGGCTGACAAGTACGATCCAGAATACAAGATCTCGTACAAGCCCGGAACTCTGGAGCATTACAAAACCAACGAGTGGCTGTTTTTCCAGAATGCCGGTCTCGGACCCATGCAGGGACAGGCCAACCATTTTGTCAAGTTCGCCCCCGAGAAGGTGCCCTACGGCATCAAGAGATACACCGACGAGACCAAGCGACTGTACGGCgtgctggaggagcggCTGAAGGAGAACGGAACCGGCTTCCTGGTTGGAGACCACATTTCCATTGCAGATATCTCCACTGTCGGCTGGGTCCAATGCTCCCACTTTATCGATATCGATCTTACCGAGTTCCCCGAGGTCAACAAGTGGCTGGACCGACTCCTCGCCATTGAGGGCGTCAAGAAGGGCTTCGATGTGCCCGTGAAGTGGCCTTTCTTCAAGGAGTAA
- a CDS encoding uncharacterized protein (Compare to YALI0C21065g, similar to Saccharomyces cerevisiae GLG2 (YJL137C) and GLG1 (YKR058W); ancestral locus Anc_1.212, some similarities with uniprot|P47011 Saccharomyces cerevisiae YJL137c GLG2 self-glucosylating initiator of glycogen synthesis P2.283.f2.1), protein MAYCTLLSSDNYLPGAIVLGHRLKTLDSSRDRLCLITKAVSPHIKQELAQYYSSVFLVDDILPYNDSSRAAQQLLGRPELGTTLAKIAVWNLTQYRQILFLDSDVLPLKDISILFKVLQNQSNSGKPVLVASPDVGWPDVFNSGVFATVPDQNVYSTLVELAQSGISFDGGDQGLLNEYFREVNPFSTSSEPDGSWVRAPFTFNVPANGAGVGSGVASGAGAGPGAGLGSGAAGYEPAYTRFKNEVSAVHFLGPGNKPWMSSRGSFNDYHVAWNRAYNELYPYVKPSELADSLRNKRTIGADINRWDPSIMPPPARGVGEAVKLQQTEFRNVWDANHTAPSPAPSHEHHHHHPPHHHSGSHHHHHHSDKSQKHAPSAPPPIFPWERKNRVVTRVFDDYVVPPYAEFVAPEEIVDDEEEDEYEYVEDDVVEVDGEVDDIVEGMSFSLNDISEDDDEYTPSGGKKIAYPVTPFASIRGRRPTGLPGVAPEFEDDEEEGGEVVNDIRMRRTSEDEYGSTDEWDPSLKLEELRRASDRLSSSQTSYVPDDI, encoded by the coding sequence ATGGCCTACTGCACCTTGCTATCCAGCGACAATTACTTGCCTGGAGCCATTGTTCTTGGTCATCGTCTCAAAACCCTCGACTCATCACGCGACCGTCTGTgtctcatcaccaaggccgTTTCGCCGCACATCAAACAGGAACTCGCCCAGTACTACTCGTCTGTGTTTCTGGTGGACGACATTCTACCCTACAATGACTCGTCCAGAGCTGCACAACAGCTGCTAGGGCGTCCGGAGCTCGGCACCACGCTGGCCAAGATTGCTGTGTGGAACCTCACCCAATACAGGCAGATTCTCTTTCTGGATTCAGATGTTCTTCCGCTCAAGGACATTAGTATTCTGTTCAAGGTGCTCCAGAATCAGAGCAACAGCGGAAAACCCGTTCTGGTGGCTTCGCCTGACGTCGGATGGCCTGACGTGTTCAATTCCGGCGTTTTTGCCACCGTTCCGGACCAAAATGTGTACTCTACGCTTGTCGAACTTGCCCAGTCTGGCATTTCTTTTGACGGAGGAGATCAGGGCCTGCTGAACGAGTATTTCCGAGAAGTAAACCCGTTTTCTACCTCGTCTGAGCCCGACGGATCGTGGGTTCGAGCCCCCTTCACCTTCAACGTGCCTGCTAATGGCGCTGGGGTCGGTTCTGGAGTtgcttctggagctggtgcaGGCCCTGGAGCCGGACTGGGATCTGGAGCAGCCGGCTATGAGCCCGCTTATACCCGTTTCAAGAATGAAGTGTCCGCTGTGCACTTTCTGGGCCCTGGAAACAAACCCTGGATGTCTTCAAGAGGCAGTTTCAACGACTACCATGTGGCGTGGAACCGTGCGTACAACGAGCTGTATCCGTACGTGAAGCCCTCTGAGCTGGCTGACTCTTTGCGAAACAAACGAACAATTGGAGCCGATATTAACAGATGGGATCCCTCCATTATGCCCCCTCCTGCACGAGGTGTGGGAGAAGCTGTCAAATTGCAGCAGACGGAGTTTCGAAACGTTTGGGATGCTAATCACACTGCTCCTTCCCCTGCGCCTTCTCACgaacaccaccatcatcatcccCCTCATCATCACTCTGGTagccatcatcatcatcaccactcgGACAAGTCTCAAAAGCACGCACCAAGCGCACCCCCTCCCATCTTTCCATGGGAACGAAAAAACCGAGTAGTCACCCGAGTGTTTGACGACTATGTGGTGCCTCCATATGCGGAATTTGTTGCTCCTGAAGAAATCgtcgacgacgaggaagaagacgaatATGAGTACGTGGAAGACGACGTGGTGGAGGTAGACGGTGAAGTCGACGATATTGTCGAAGGCATGTCGTTCTCGCTGAATGACATTtcagaagatgatgacgagTATACGCCCTCTGGAGGCAAGAAGATTGCTTACCCTGTGACTCCCTTTGCTTCTATTCGAGGTAGACGACCTACCGGCCTTCCAGGCGTCGCTCCCGAGTTtgaagatgacgaggaggaaggagGCGAAGTTGTGAACGACATTCGCATGCGACGAACTTCCGAAGACGAGTATGGAAGCACCGATGAGTGGGACCCTAGTCtgaagctggaggagctcagACGGGCCTCTGATCGTCTCAGTTCCTCTCAGACGTCGTACGTCCCTGATGATATTTGA